The sequence GACAATTTAATTGTTAGTAAAATACCAAGTAGTTCTTTTGTTTTTAAGTTAAAGAAAATATAACTTTGCAAAAAAAATTTATAATGATAAAGATATACAACAATATTTTCAAATATTTGATTGCAATCTTTATTGTTTTGTTTTTATCTACTACCTTTTCTTATTCACAATCATCTGTTCACGGTGTAGTGTCAGATGTGTTAACTGAAAATTTATTAAGTAATGTAAAAGTATCTTTGCTAAATAAAAATTCTTTTACAAAAAGTAATGATGAAGGATATTTTTATCTGCCGTATTTCACTTTTGAATCTGATAGTTCAAACTCTTTAAAAGGTGTTTTTATGAGTCGGGAGAATTATTTGTCTTGGCATTTTAACACATCTTTTAATTTCATGATAATCAATGTAAGCGGGCAAGTAATGTATCAACAAAACAATGTTACTCAAGAAGGTGAATTATCAATTGTTAATTTACCTAAAGGCATCTATTATATTAAGCTCATATCACCTCTTGGTAACAATACTTATACATTTATATCTTACGCAAATAATCAAAATATTTCTATACATAAAAAGGATGACAAGAACTTCTTTTTTCCCCTTGGTTTCGATACCCTTTTTTTTTCAAAAGAGGATTATTACAACATTAAGGTTCCTTTACAAACACCCATTTCATCGGTCAATAGCACTCAAAATATCAAGATGTTACGTAAACATTATAAAGACCTTTACTATTTTAATATTCTTCATAGCAAGCCTGCCTTTGATATGATAAGTAGCACTCCTCCCAAAACACATTTAGGCGGTGTAGAATCAGTAAAAATATTTGTAAATAGTAATGACGATTTGGTCTATTACATGAACACAAAAATTTATAAATCTCACTATAATTTTGCTACGCAACAACTGAATTATTCAGATAATAAAAATACCTTCAATTTCTACCAATATCAAAATACCTCCCAACGCTATCTTTTTCCAATTACAATTAATTATTTTAGAGAATTAGATATTTACACTTTTGAGTTTTTTTCCGGTGATGGTGCAGATTGCTCTGATGTAGCCTTTTGTTATGAAAAAATTATTAATTCATCGTATTTAAAAGGGAAACTTTATTTTTATTCAACTAATAATTCATGGGTAAATTGCAACAATATTCCCACAATTACAGCTAATGAATTATTTAAAGGACAGAATTATCAGGCTTTAAATTTAGCAGAAAATTATGGGTATTTACAAAAAATTGATATTAAGGAAATAGGGAATACTAACCTTCAAAGACATGATATTTTGTTAACCAATGGTATTCCAATTGATATTTCGGTTATTGCCGGAATTATTACAACCCAATTCCAACCACCATTAAGTCATATCAATGTTTTAAGCCATAACAGAGGAACACCCAACATGGCAATAAAAAATGGATTTACTAATCCTTTATTTGATAGCTTGCTTAACAAGCTTATCTATTTTCAAGTTTTAAACGATTCTTTTATTCTAAGATGTGCTACTTTAGCTGAAGCTAATGCTTTTTGGAATGCAAACGAACCTACAGACTCAGTTTTTTTAGACAAGGATGTTTCAAACTATGGTTTAATTGATTTGAACAAAAGTTCTATTAATGATGTTAATAAAATCGGAGGAAAGGCTGCCAATTTTGCAGAACTTTTAAATGCATTTAAAGACACAATTTATAATGCAACTGTACCTGAAGGATATTTTGCCATTCCCTTTTATTTTTACGAAAATCATCTTATCAGCAATGGACTTGATAGCTATATTTCAAATATGCTAAATAATTCTAACTTTATGAATAATAGTGCTATCCGTAAAAGTATGTTAAAAAAATTACAAGACAGCATAATCAGTTTACCTATTAATCAAGATTTGCTTGATAGTGTTTTACTGCATTTACATCAAGATAATCGTTTTACTTCATATAGATTTAGGTCATCAACCAACGCTGAAGACCTTGAAGGATTCAACGGAGCAGGTTTATATAGTTCTTACACAGGCAAATTAAACAATCCAACAGAATCTGTTGAAAAAGCTATCAAAAAAGTATGGGCAAGTTTATGGAATTTTACAGCCTTTGAAGAGCGTGAATACTTTAAAATCAATCATCAATCATGTGCTATGGGAATATTGGTGCATCGTTCTTTTCCTGATGAAGATGCCAATGGTGTTGTAATTACCAAAAATCCTTATAACTCAAATCATGCTTACATTGTTAATGTGCAGTTTGGTGAAATAAGTATCGTAAATCCAGAACCGGGAATTATCAACGACCAAGTGGTAATTTATACTTTTTCATTTTCAGGAAAAGAACCTTACACTCTTGAATACAACAGTTACTCTAATGTGCATGCTTATGACAACAAACATGTAATGGAAGATAAAGAGTTATATCAATTAGGCGATTATCTTGGGATAATAAAATCTTATTTTTTTGATAATGTTTACAATTGTACTTGCCCTTACAAAGATTTCGGTCTTGATATAGAATTTAAACTTGACTCCGAAATTTCTACACGAAAATTGTATATTAAGCAAGTAAGACCTTATTAATATAGTATTTTATTCATCCTTGTAATAAACATATCTTTGAAGTAAATAATATCAACCCGAGAATGATGAAAAGCAAAAAAAGCCTGATTTCTAAAAACCTTAATTTATTAATTGTATTTGCCGTTGCTGTAATTGTACGATTCATCTATTTTGCATTCGAAAAAGATAGTCCTCTTTTTCTTTACACAATAATTGATGAAAATGAATTTATAAAAATTGCTAATCATATTTCAGAAAATGGACTCTTTTACCCTTATCATTTCTGGCATCCACCTTTGTACAGCTATTTTGTAGGATTCTTTAAAATCATTGGGTTTGCTTTAAAAGGAATTATTACAATTCAGTTTATTATAGGTATTGCAGGCACTGTGCTTTTATATTTATCCTTAGAAAAAATCAACAAAACCGCTGCTATAATTACCGCTCTAATATGGGCAATTTATCCTGTTGAACTTTTTATTGAAAGCAAATTTCTCTCTGAAAGTATTTTTGTTTTTCTCACAATTTCACTTGCATTTGTTTTTCAGCGAATGAAAGAATCTTACATTAAAATAATTGTATTAGCTCTATTAACAGGACTGCTGATTGTTACAAAAAGTCAGTTTTTATTGTTTTTTCTATTTTGGGTTTTTTATCTCATTTTCAAACAAAAACAATCGCTTAAAAATATTCTTACTTATGTGCTAATTTCTTTAATCTTTCCGCTTACAGTTTCTTTTCACAACTTAGATAAAACAGGGAAATTTATTTTTGTTTCCAGCAATGGAGCGGTAAATTTTTATCTCGGAAACTCATCAGACATTAAAGAAACATTAAATATCAGACCAAGAGAATGGAAAGCTTTTTTTTCTTCATTGTATGATGAAGCTGAAATTAAATTTGTAAAAACTGATACAACCGACATTAACAAAACATATCCTTACAAACTATCAGGATTTTTAGTAAAAAAAACATTGAATGAAAATAAAAACCTATCCGTTCCTCTAAAAAATATTGTACAAAAAACTCTTATCTCCGTTCATTCGTATGAAACACCAAGAGATTTTGATATTTACGAATATGGAAGATGGAATAAATACATTGCTTTTTTCATGC comes from Bacteroidota bacterium and encodes:
- a CDS encoding PEP/pyruvate-binding domain-containing protein — its product is MIKIYNNIFKYLIAIFIVLFLSTTFSYSQSSVHGVVSDVLTENLLSNVKVSLLNKNSFTKSNDEGYFYLPYFTFESDSSNSLKGVFMSRENYLSWHFNTSFNFMIINVSGQVMYQQNNVTQEGELSIVNLPKGIYYIKLISPLGNNTYTFISYANNQNISIHKKDDKNFFFPLGFDTLFFSKEDYYNIKVPLQTPISSVNSTQNIKMLRKHYKDLYYFNILHSKPAFDMISSTPPKTHLGGVESVKIFVNSNDDLVYYMNTKIYKSHYNFATQQLNYSDNKNTFNFYQYQNTSQRYLFPITINYFRELDIYTFEFFSGDGADCSDVAFCYEKIINSSYLKGKLYFYSTNNSWVNCNNIPTITANELFKGQNYQALNLAENYGYLQKIDIKEIGNTNLQRHDILLTNGIPIDISVIAGIITTQFQPPLSHINVLSHNRGTPNMAIKNGFTNPLFDSLLNKLIYFQVLNDSFILRCATLAEANAFWNANEPTDSVFLDKDVSNYGLIDLNKSSINDVNKIGGKAANFAELLNAFKDTIYNATVPEGYFAIPFYFYENHLISNGLDSYISNMLNNSNFMNNSAIRKSMLKKLQDSIISLPINQDLLDSVLLHLHQDNRFTSYRFRSSTNAEDLEGFNGAGLYSSYTGKLNNPTESVEKAIKKVWASLWNFTAFEEREYFKINHQSCAMGILVHRSFPDEDANGVVITKNPYNSNHAYIVNVQFGEISIVNPEPGIINDQVVIYTFSFSGKEPYTLEYNSYSNVHAYDNKHVMEDKELYQLGDYLGIIKSYFFDNVYNCTCPYKDFGLDIEFKLDSEISTRKLYIKQVRPY